From a single Candidatus Izimaplasma bacterium HR1 genomic region:
- the tkt gene encoding Transketolase, whose product MDKSINAIRFLGMDAINKANSGHPGIVLGAAPMIYSLYTKQMNLTPKSPLWFNRDRFVLAAGHATGMLYPTLHLAGYKVTMEDLKQFRQLNSLTPGHPEYLHTEGIDATSGPLGQGIAMAAGMAIGESYLAATFNKEGLNVVDHYTYALCGDGDLQEGVTQEAISLAGHLGLGKLIVLYDSNDIQLDGPLKWANTENVEDKYKAMNWHYMKVRDANDLDELNEAINVAKGVKDQPSIIEVKSIIGFGSSLAGESATHGAPLGKEETDAMRKRMNYDYAEFEAPESAYEDFKVNTVERGNKALEAWNKLFKEYKKSYKAEAAQLEKIINGELPVDLEGVLAKAELGTNEASRVSGGKAIGTLSEALINLIGGSADLTKSTKAKGVNGDFSSKNPLGRNISFGVREHAMAAIVNGLTLHGLKAFSGGFFVFSDYMKPAMRMAAIMNIPSIYIFTHDSVAVGEDGPTHEPIEQLSMLRTTPNLNVYRPGDANETNYAFRSALESKKNPSVIVLSRQNLEVKKETTYEDFKKGAYVISDAQDFEGILIATGSEVGLAIDTQTKLAKEGINVRVVSMPSMELFKAQSKEYKETILPASCTKRLALEMGAPDMWYQFASNVKGIETFGVSAPGNEAIKFFGFDVDTVANLYKSL is encoded by the coding sequence ATGGATAAAAGTATTAATGCCATTCGTTTCTTAGGAATGGATGCAATTAACAAGGCAAATAGTGGACACCCTGGTATCGTATTAGGGGCGGCACCAATGATTTATTCGCTATATACAAAACAAATGAACCTTACACCAAAGAGTCCTCTTTGGTTTAATAGAGACCGTTTTGTTTTAGCAGCAGGACATGCAACAGGAATGTTATATCCTACATTACATTTAGCTGGATATAAAGTAACTATGGAAGACTTAAAACAATTTAGACAATTAAACAGTTTAACTCCAGGACATCCAGAGTATTTACATACAGAAGGAATTGACGCAACAAGTGGTCCTTTAGGACAAGGTATTGCAATGGCAGCAGGTATGGCAATCGGGGAAAGTTATTTAGCAGCTACTTTTAATAAAGAAGGATTAAATGTTGTTGATCATTACACTTACGCTCTTTGTGGGGACGGAGATTTACAAGAAGGTGTAACACAAGAAGCAATCAGTTTAGCTGGACATTTAGGATTAGGAAAATTAATCGTTTTATACGATTCAAATGATATCCAATTAGATGGACCATTAAAATGGGCTAATACTGAAAATGTAGAAGATAAATATAAAGCGATGAATTGGCATTATATGAAAGTAAGAGATGCTAATGATCTTGATGAATTAAATGAAGCAATTAATGTTGCTAAAGGGGTTAAAGATCAACCATCAATTATCGAAGTTAAATCTATTATTGGATTTGGTTCAAGCTTAGCCGGAGAAAGTGCTACACACGGTGCACCTCTTGGTAAAGAAGAAACAGATGCAATGAGAAAAAGAATGAACTACGATTACGCAGAATTTGAAGCTCCTGAAAGTGCTTATGAAGATTTCAAAGTTAACACGGTTGAAAGAGGAAATAAAGCATTAGAAGCTTGGAATAAATTATTCAAAGAATATAAAAAATCTTATAAAGCAGAAGCAGCACAATTAGAAAAAATCATCAATGGTGAATTACCTGTTGATTTAGAAGGTGTACTAGCTAAAGCTGAATTAGGAACTAATGAAGCATCACGTGTTAGTGGAGGAAAAGCAATTGGTACATTAAGTGAAGCATTAATTAACTTAATTGGTGGGTCTGCTGACTTAACAAAATCAACAAAAGCTAAAGGAGTTAACGGAGATTTCTCAAGTAAAAATCCTTTAGGTAGAAATATTAGTTTTGGTGTTCGTGAACACGCTATGGCGGCAATCGTTAATGGTTTAACATTACACGGTTTAAAAGCATTTAGTGGTGGGTTCTTCGTCTTTAGTGATTACATGAAACCTGCAATGAGAATGGCAGCTATCATGAATATCCCTTCAATCTATATCTTCACTCATGATAGTGTAGCTGTAGGAGAAGATGGTCCAACACATGAACCAATCGAACAATTAAGTATGTTAAGAACTACTCCTAACTTAAATGTTTACCGTCCTGGAGATGCTAATGAAACTAACTATGCATTCAGAAGCGCTCTAGAAAGTAAAAAGAACCCAAGTGTTATCGTTCTTTCAAGACAAAACTTAGAAGTTAAAAAAGAAACTACTTACGAAGACTTTAAAAAAGGTGCTTATGTAATTAGTGACGCACAAGATTTTGAAGGTATCTTAATCGCTACTGGTTCTGAAGTAGGGCTAGCAATCGATACACAAACAAAACTTGCTAAAGAAGGAATCAATGTACGTGTTGTATCGATGCCTTCTATGGAATTATTCAAAGCACAATCAAAAGAATACAAAGAAACTATATTACCAGCTTCTTGTACTAAACGTTTAGCTTTAGAAATGGGTGCTCCTGATATGTGGTACCAATTTGCTTCAAACGTTAAAGGTATTGAAACATTCGGTGTAAGTGCACCTGGTAACGAAGCTATTAAATTCTTTGGATTCGATGTTGACACAGTTGCAAACTTATACAAATCGCTATAA
- a CDS encoding carbohydrate diacid transcriptional activator CdaR codes for MALFSYSLHNPISLCDIIILGDIMRRKIYIFQKNLNEELILFFKELNNNIIIESIKDDIITLIDSDYYNEEPIDLESYHMLLVEDFDSEVTIFIEPYVDTLFKLGTSIKSFIKELPHNVYYFEDIITYIVLKDNQELKTKLREFITSKVNNDVLYTVREFIENSMNSSVSAKKLFMHRNTLNYRVDNFIESTHINVKTFKGANAVYMLYKY; via the coding sequence ATGGCTCTTTTTTCATATTCTCTTCACAATCCTATATCTCTTTGTGATATAATAATTCTAGGTGATATTATGAGAAGAAAAATCTACATTTTTCAAAAGAACTTAAATGAGGAACTAATTTTATTCTTCAAAGAACTAAATAACAATATAATCATTGAATCAATAAAAGATGATATTATAACTCTAATAGATTCTGATTATTATAACGAAGAACCAATTGATCTTGAAAGTTATCATATGCTTTTAGTTGAAGATTTTGATAGTGAAGTTACGATATTTATTGAACCATATGTAGATACACTGTTCAAATTAGGAACTTCAATTAAAAGTTTCATCAAAGAATTACCTCATAATGTTTACTACTTTGAAGATATAATTACCTATATTGTATTAAAAGATAATCAAGAACTAAAAACAAAATTAAGAGAGTTTATTACTTCTAAAGTAAATAACGATGTCCTTTATACCGTAAGAGAGTTTATCGAAAACAGTATGAATTCTAGTGTTAGCGCAAAGAAACTATTTATGCATAGAAATACCTTGAATTACCGTGTTGATAACTTTATTGAAAGTACACATATAAACGTTAAAACCTTTAAAGGTGCCAACGCAGTATATATGTTATATAAATACTAA
- the ugpC gene encoding sn-glycerol-3-phosphate import ATP-binding protein UgpC, with protein MAELRFNNLDKVYDNGVQAVFDFSLKVRDKEFIVFVGPSGCGKSTTLRMVAGLEEITAGDLFIDDVLVNDVAPKDRNIAMVFQSYALYPHMSVYDNMAFGLKLRKMAKDEIERRVKNAADTLGLTAYLDRKPKALSGGQRQRVALGRAIVRDAKVFLMDEPLSNLDAKLRVQMRAEIIKLHERIGTTTIYVTHDQIEAMTMASRIVVMKDGYIQQVGAPKDIYDNPANMFVGGFIGTPPMNFIHGKVIKGFFIGEGVKVAVPEEKIALIKENKLLNEDIVLGIRPEHIHDDGKDLSGFKDSMVKLTVDVAELLGAETNIHARVGNHTLTAKVSARTDIHIGDEIMLAFDMHSVHFFNPESELRLKSNN; from the coding sequence ATGGCTGAACTAAGATTTAACAATTTGGATAAAGTTTATGATAACGGTGTACAAGCTGTATTCGACTTTTCATTAAAAGTAAGAGATAAAGAATTTATCGTATTTGTAGGACCTTCTGGTTGTGGTAAATCAACTACACTTAGAATGGTAGCCGGATTAGAAGAAATTACTGCTGGAGATCTTTTTATAGATGACGTATTAGTAAATGATGTTGCACCAAAAGATAGAAACATCGCAATGGTATTCCAAAGTTATGCATTATATCCTCATATGAGTGTATATGATAATATGGCATTTGGGTTAAAACTGAGAAAAATGGCAAAAGACGAAATTGAACGTCGCGTTAAAAATGCTGCTGACACTTTAGGATTAACTGCCTATTTAGATAGAAAACCTAAAGCATTATCAGGTGGACAAAGACAACGTGTTGCTTTAGGACGTGCAATTGTCCGTGATGCAAAAGTATTCTTAATGGATGAGCCACTGTCTAACTTAGATGCTAAATTACGTGTTCAAATGCGTGCTGAGATTATTAAATTACATGAAAGAATTGGAACAACAACTATCTATGTAACACATGATCAAATAGAAGCGATGACTATGGCTTCTAGAATTGTTGTTATGAAAGATGGATATATCCAACAAGTTGGAGCACCTAAAGATATTTATGATAACCCAGCAAACATGTTTGTTGGAGGATTTATCGGAACTCCACCAATGAACTTTATTCATGGTAAAGTAATAAAAGGATTCTTTATTGGTGAAGGTGTTAAAGTTGCTGTGCCAGAAGAAAAAATTGCATTAATCAAAGAAAACAAATTATTAAATGAAGATATCGTTTTAGGAATTCGTCCTGAACATATCCATGATGATGGTAAAGATTTATCTGGGTTTAAAGATTCTATGGTAAAACTAACAGTAGACGTAGCTGAACTATTAGGTGCTGAAACAAACATTCATGCACGAGTAGGAAATCATACATTAACCGCTAAAGTTAGCGCTCGTACTGATATTCATATTGGTGATGAAATTATGTTAGCATTCGATATGCATAGTGTTCATTTCTTCAATCCAGAATCAGAATTAAGATTAAAATCAAATAACTAA
- a CDS encoding ComK protein, with the protein MKYVKRATEGILVLDKKAKYLTKGLKQYINDQCIKNLSTFEGREQAARIILNLKSNLPIYVNDEIILFPTKSMRNYDCIYVNYHKVLSFRESLNGFTKIIFSDLTEIEVDASLVKIKRQLLRAQTIFELKNAY; encoded by the coding sequence ATGAAATACGTAAAAAGAGCAACAGAAGGAATCTTAGTTTTAGATAAAAAAGCAAAGTATTTAACAAAAGGTTTGAAGCAATACATCAACGATCAATGTATAAAAAACCTCTCTACTTTTGAAGGAAGAGAGCAAGCTGCAAGAATTATTCTTAACTTGAAAAGCAATTTACCCATCTATGTTAATGACGAAATCATCTTGTTTCCCACAAAATCCATGAGAAATTATGACTGTATTTACGTCAATTATCATAAAGTGCTGTCATTTAGAGAATCTTTAAACGGCTTCACTAAAATAATATTTAGTGATTTAACAGAGATTGAGGTAGATGCCTCACTAGTTAAAATTAAAAGGCAATTACTTAGAGCACAAACAATTTTTGAGTTGAAAAATGCTTATTGA
- the pgk gene encoding Phosphoglycerate kinase, with translation MAKKIVRDLKVEGKTVLMRVDFNVPMKDGVITDDNRIVQALPTIKDVVARKAKVVLFSHLGRVKTEEDKAGKSLAPVAAILAEKLGQEVIFVPFTRGPELEKAIANLNEGEILMFENTRFEDIDGKKESKNDPELGKYWASLGDVFVNDAFGTAHRSHASNVGIAANIEEVAAGYLLEKEIKFIGGAVDDPQRPMVAILGGAKVGDKIGVITNLLKKADKILIVGGMSYNFLKVQGYEIGTSICENDKLDLAREILAQADGKIELPLDIKVTTEFSNDSPARIASFDDIKANEMGLDIGPKTLEKYSKILKDAKTVVWNGPAGVFEFSNYEHGTVGICKILADLDATTIIGGGDSAAAAIGLGFAPKFTHISTGGGASLEYLEGKTLPGVAAVDEL, from the coding sequence ATGGCTAAAAAAATTGTTAGAGATTTAAAAGTTGAAGGTAAAACTGTCTTAATGAGAGTAGACTTCAACGTACCAATGAAAGATGGAGTTATCACTGATGATAACCGTATCGTTCAAGCTTTACCTACAATTAAAGATGTTGTAGCTAGAAAAGCTAAAGTAGTTTTATTTTCTCACTTAGGACGTGTAAAAACAGAAGAAGACAAAGCTGGAAAAAGTTTAGCTCCTGTTGCTGCTATATTAGCAGAAAAATTAGGACAAGAAGTTATATTTGTTCCATTTACTAGAGGACCTGAATTAGAAAAAGCTATCGCTAATTTAAACGAAGGTGAAATCCTAATGTTTGAAAACACACGTTTTGAAGATATTGATGGTAAAAAAGAATCTAAAAATGATCCAGAACTTGGGAAATATTGGGCAAGTTTAGGAGATGTATTTGTTAATGATGCATTTGGTACTGCGCATAGAAGTCATGCTTCAAATGTTGGTATAGCTGCAAATATTGAAGAAGTAGCTGCTGGATATTTACTAGAAAAAGAAATCAAATTTATCGGTGGAGCTGTAGATGATCCTCAAAGACCAATGGTTGCTATCTTAGGTGGAGCTAAAGTCGGAGATAAAATTGGTGTTATTACTAACTTACTTAAAAAAGCAGATAAAATTTTAATTGTCGGAGGAATGAGTTATAACTTCCTTAAAGTTCAAGGTTATGAAATCGGAACTTCAATCTGTGAAAACGATAAATTAGATTTAGCTAGAGAAATATTAGCGCAAGCTGATGGTAAAATTGAATTACCATTAGATATCAAAGTAACAACAGAATTTAGCAATGATTCACCTGCTAGAATCGCTTCATTTGATGATATTAAAGCTAATGAAATGGGATTAGACATTGGTCCTAAAACATTAGAAAAATACAGTAAAATATTAAAAGATGCAAAAACAGTTGTATGGAATGGTCCTGCGGGAGTATTTGAATTCTCAAATTACGAACACGGAACTGTTGGAATCTGTAAAATCTTAGCAGATTTAGACGCTACTACTATTATCGGTGGTGGAGACAGTGCAGCTGCTGCAATTGGTTTAGGATTTGCTCCTAAATTTACTCACATTTCTACTGGTGGAGGAGCTTCATTAGAATACTTAGAAGGTAAAACATTACCTGGTGTAGCTGCAGTAGACGAATTATAA
- the ptsH_1 gene encoding Phosphocarrier protein HPr translates to MKSEITINSTAGLHAALASKIVQVSGKYEADVFVQYENDIVNAKNILGLISLAVPQGRDVKVVCSGKDAEKALKDIKKILS, encoded by the coding sequence ATGAAATCAGAAATAACTATCAATAGCACTGCTGGTCTGCACGCTGCTCTTGCTTCTAAGATTGTACAAGTTTCAGGGAAGTATGAAGCAGATGTATTTGTGCAATACGAAAATGACATAGTAAATGCTAAAAACATATTAGGATTAATCAGCTTAGCTGTACCACAAGGACGCGACGTTAAAGTTGTTTGCTCAGGTAAAGATGCTGAAAAAGCCCTAAAGGATATAAAAAAAATATTAAGTTAA
- the tpiA gene encoding Triosephosphate isomerase, with the protein MRKPIIAGNWKMNKSRDEALQFIYNVNMKVPSSEFVDSVVCAQSPILRDLVKRQGDSLRVGAQTMHYLDNGAFTGEISAPLLESIGVTYVVLGHSERRAYYNETDTDVNKKIHQAFRYGLTPILCVGESLEIREAGTTDPYIKDQVVAALKGLGTEQIKALVIAYEPIWAIGTGKTATSEMANDTIRAIRGVVKGLYNDETAEAMRIQYGGSVKPANIDELLSMSDIDGALVGGASLDAESFLALVNAAVKK; encoded by the coding sequence ATGAGAAAACCAATAATTGCTGGTAACTGGAAAATGAATAAAAGTAGAGATGAAGCTTTACAATTCATCTATAACGTAAACATGAAAGTACCATCAAGTGAATTTGTGGACAGTGTTGTATGTGCTCAATCACCTATCTTAAGAGATCTTGTTAAAAGACAAGGGGACAGCTTAAGAGTGGGAGCACAAACTATGCATTACTTAGACAATGGAGCTTTTACTGGAGAAATAAGTGCACCATTACTTGAATCAATCGGTGTTACATATGTTGTATTAGGACATAGTGAAAGAAGAGCTTACTACAATGAAACAGATACTGATGTAAACAAGAAAATCCATCAAGCATTCCGCTATGGATTAACACCTATCCTTTGTGTTGGAGAATCTCTAGAAATTAGAGAAGCTGGAACTACTGATCCTTACATTAAAGATCAAGTAGTAGCTGCTTTAAAAGGTTTGGGAACAGAACAAATCAAAGCATTAGTAATCGCTTATGAACCAATCTGGGCAATCGGTACTGGTAAAACAGCTACTTCAGAAATGGCAAACGATACTATTAGAGCAATAAGAGGCGTTGTAAAAGGTTTATACAACGATGAAACTGCTGAAGCAATGAGAATTCAATATGGTGGAAGTGTAAAACCTGCTAATATTGATGAATTATTATCAATGAGTGACATTGATGGAGCTTTAGTTGGTGGAGCTAGTTTAGACGCTGAAAGCTTCTTAGCATTAGTTAACGCTGCAGTAAAAAAATAA
- a CDS encoding HYR domain protein, which produces MKKTIVSIVIVLILLLSSCTSQYTRIDKEAPVITINPYEEEFYLGGTTPIISATCTDDEDETCLVRTPNYPDLTVHGTHTVTFTATDKAGNIATETVTITAIDRSTYITLEIGTYLTTTELGMPYLLPVVTCMSSISETCTVTLPELVPTDQLDSELTYTISGTDGLENSKSVEITIEVVDTTAPYIELVGDAVINIEIAGIWVDPSVNATDVQENVTIDQNISPDLNTVGEYIVIYSATDPSGNVATVNRIVNVVDTTAPVINLVGDAIIDIELGSTWTEPGTTTSDLQTVIVTEDITPDSNLVGIYLITYTATDASDNTATVQRTVNVVDTTDPVITLNGDAVINLTVGDSWTDPHVTTSDLQTIIVTQDITPDLNTIGVYLITYTATDDSGNISTVQRTINVN; this is translated from the coding sequence ATGAAAAAAACAATAGTAAGTATAGTAATAGTTCTTATATTATTACTATCATCGTGTACATCGCAATACACAAGAATTGATAAAGAAGCGCCAGTTATAACTATTAACCCTTATGAAGAAGAGTTCTATTTAGGAGGGACAACACCAATCATTAGTGCAACATGTACTGATGACGAAGACGAAACTTGTTTAGTGCGTACTCCTAATTATCCAGACTTAACAGTTCATGGGACACACACTGTAACTTTTACAGCGACTGACAAAGCAGGAAATATTGCAACTGAAACAGTAACAATAACAGCAATCGATAGAAGCACATATATTACTCTAGAGATTGGAACTTACTTAACTACAACGGAACTAGGAATGCCTTATTTATTACCAGTAGTTACTTGTATGTCGTCTATATCAGAGACCTGCACAGTGACTTTACCGGAGTTGGTTCCTACTGACCAATTAGATAGTGAATTAACTTATACTATATCAGGAACAGATGGATTAGAAAACAGCAAATCTGTTGAAATAACTATTGAAGTAGTTGATACAACAGCTCCTTATATAGAACTTGTTGGGGATGCAGTTATTAACATAGAAATAGCTGGAATTTGGGTAGATCCAAGTGTTAATGCAACTGATGTACAAGAGAATGTAACTATTGACCAAAACATTTCTCCTGACTTAAATACTGTAGGAGAATATATTGTCATATATTCAGCAACAGATCCAAGTGGAAATGTTGCAACAGTCAATAGAATAGTAAATGTTGTAGATACAACAGCACCAGTAATTAATCTTGTTGGTGATGCAATCATTGATATCGAGTTAGGTTCAACTTGGACAGAACCAGGAACTACTACTTCAGACTTACAAACAGTTATCGTGACTGAAGACATAACACCAGATTCTAATTTAGTTGGGATTTATCTTATAACTTATACAGCAACTGATGCTAGTGATAACACTGCAACAGTACAACGAACAGTAAACGTTGTAGATACAACAGACCCAGTTATCACTTTGAACGGAGATGCCGTTATTAATTTAACTGTTGGTGATTCATGGACAGATCCTCACGTAACAACATCAGATTTACAAACAATTATAGTAACTCAAGATATAACACCTGATTTAAATACTATTGGGGTATATCTAATAACATACACCGCCACAGATGATAGTGGTAATATCTCAACTGTTCAAAGAACAATTAATGTAAACTAA
- the rpsD gene encoding 30S ribosomal protein S4, with protein MARYTGPSWKKARRLKYSISETGKELGKRPYPPGQHGQRRTKISEYGLQLQEKQKVRFTYGVNEKQFKKTFNEAKKMQGRQGENFLFLLESRLDNLVYRVGLAKTRRQARQLVNHGHIYVDGRRTDIPSYRVIPGQVVAVSDKAQKFQIVKDSLESKVMRPEFVSFDDNKFEATYIRLPERQEILSEIKENLIVEFYNR; from the coding sequence ATGGCAAGATACACAGGACCAAGTTGGAAAAAAGCTCGTCGTTTAAAATACTCAATCAGTGAAACTGGTAAAGAGTTAGGTAAAAGACCTTATCCACCTGGACAACATGGACAAAGACGTACTAAGATTTCTGAGTACGGATTACAATTACAAGAAAAACAAAAAGTAAGATTTACTTACGGTGTAAATGAAAAACAATTCAAGAAAACTTTTAACGAAGCTAAAAAAATGCAAGGTAGACAAGGGGAAAACTTCTTATTCTTATTAGAATCAAGATTAGATAACTTAGTTTACAGAGTTGGTTTAGCTAAAACTAGACGTCAAGCACGTCAATTAGTAAATCATGGACATATTTATGTTGATGGACGTCGTACTGACATCCCATCTTACAGAGTAATTCCTGGACAAGTTGTCGCAGTTAGCGATAAAGCTCAAAAATTCCAAATTGTTAAAGATAGTTTAGAATCAAAAGTTATGCGTCCAGAATTTGTAAGTTTCGATGATAACAAATTTGAAGCTACATACATCAGATTACCTGAAAGACAAGAAATCTTATCAGAGATTAAAGAAAACTTAATCGTAGAATTCTACAACAGATAA
- the msrC gene encoding Free methionine-R-sulfoxide reductase: MFIQVKKSNDKTKNYLIMLDSLEHFLYEKDTEVTALSNLSAFLNYFLDDINWVGFYLYNNDKLVLGPFQGLPACTEIKLGNGVCGNSAKERITYIVNDVNTFPGHIACDSNSSSEIVIPIVVNNQLYGVLDIDSPIKNRFDQIDKEYLEKVIDKLVDIVL, encoded by the coding sequence ATGTTTATTCAAGTCAAAAAAAGTAATGATAAAACGAAAAACTATCTGATAATGTTAGATAGTTTAGAGCACTTTCTTTATGAGAAGGATACTGAAGTTACAGCCCTTAGTAATCTAAGTGCATTTTTAAACTATTTCCTGGATGATATCAACTGGGTTGGGTTCTATTTATACAACAATGATAAACTTGTACTAGGTCCTTTTCAAGGCTTACCTGCTTGTACTGAAATCAAGTTAGGAAATGGTGTTTGTGGAAACAGTGCAAAAGAGAGAATTACATATATTGTAAATGATGTAAATACATTCCCCGGACACATCGCATGCGACTCTAACAGTAGTAGTGAAATCGTTATACCTATTGTTGTAAATAATCAGTTGTACGGGGTATTAGATATTGATTCACCTATAAAAAACAGATTTGATCAAATTGATAAGGAATATCTAGAGAAAGTAATCGACAAATTAGTTGACATCGTTCTCTAA
- the thiI gene encoding putative tRNA sulfurtransferase encodes MYERILVRYGDLTLKGKNKKVFIKRVNDLIVQKVNNPNVKYEKNHDRLYILLNGENHEEVINGLNLVSGLRSYSLVSKTERDMDSILAKSIEVVKGELKDKVVTFKVESKRSDKNYPIKSPEITQQVAGYVLKNTDMLKVDVHNPELTLHVEIRPDAAFVYCKKIKGMGGFPVGVAGRGMLMLSGGIDSPVAGFLAMKQGVEIDCIHFESTPLTSIESAQKVVDLTEKMAKYAPRNKIRLHMVPFKEIHEALLDNIPESYNITIMRRMMYRIAEGVGKKYQCKVLLCGDSIGQVASQTLQSMVVINDVVKIPIIRPLSTYDKLDIIDISKKIDCFNISIMPFEDCCTVYVPKKPTTSPRLDKCEQYERHFDFTELVERTIENTRFINVEVGKTPHLPSLGFTVSEVIDEIIKEGEK; translated from the coding sequence ATGTATGAAAGAATTTTAGTAAGATATGGGGATTTAACCCTTAAAGGAAAAAACAAAAAAGTATTTATCAAAAGAGTAAATGATTTAATAGTTCAAAAAGTTAATAATCCTAATGTAAAATACGAGAAGAACCATGATCGTTTATACATTCTTTTAAACGGAGAGAATCACGAAGAAGTAATAAACGGTTTAAACTTAGTCTCAGGGTTAAGAAGCTACAGTCTAGTTTCTAAAACAGAGCGAGATATGGATAGTATATTAGCTAAATCTATTGAAGTGGTAAAGGGCGAATTAAAAGATAAAGTAGTTACATTTAAAGTAGAATCAAAACGAAGTGATAAGAATTATCCGATAAAAAGTCCTGAGATTACTCAACAAGTAGCAGGATATGTATTGAAAAATACTGATATGTTAAAAGTAGATGTCCATAATCCAGAATTAACACTACATGTTGAAATTAGACCGGATGCCGCTTTTGTATATTGTAAGAAAATAAAAGGTATGGGTGGATTTCCTGTCGGTGTTGCCGGTAGAGGAATGCTTATGTTAAGTGGAGGAATCGATTCTCCAGTTGCTGGTTTCTTAGCTATGAAACAAGGTGTTGAAATTGATTGTATCCATTTCGAATCAACACCGTTAACTAGTATTGAGTCAGCTCAAAAAGTTGTGGATTTAACAGAGAAAATGGCTAAATATGCCCCTCGTAATAAAATAAGATTGCATATGGTACCATTTAAAGAAATACATGAAGCATTATTAGACAATATCCCTGAAAGCTACAATATTACTATCATGAGAAGAATGATGTACCGTATTGCTGAGGGTGTTGGAAAGAAATACCAATGTAAAGTATTACTTTGTGGTGACAGCATTGGCCAAGTTGCTTCGCAAACATTACAGAGTATGGTTGTAATAAATGATGTTGTTAAAATACCTATTATTAGACCATTATCGACATATGATAAATTAGATATAATTGACATTAGTAAAAAAATCGATTGTTTCAATATTTCAATTATGCCTTTTGAAGATTGTTGTACAGTTTATGTACCAAAAAAACCAACAACATCTCCTCGTTTGGATAAATGTGAACAGTATGAAAGACATTTTGATTTCACTGAACTTGTTGAAAGAACTATCGAAAACACAAGATTTATTAACGTTGAAGTAGGAAAAACTCCTCATTTACCTAGTTTAGGTTTCACCGTTAGTGAAGTAATAGATGAAATAATAAAAGAAGGAGAAAAATAA